The Prodigiosinella aquatilis region ACAAACGGTGATATCAATAAAACAAAAACAGACGACAACGCCCGGCATTACCGGGCGTTTTTATCAACAACGCAGGAGGCTCAGTTGCCAGATAAAGGCGGAATAAAGACCACGCCCATATCCCATGGCTGCTCAATCCAGGTATCTTGCGGAATATCAACGATATAGTCGTCAACCAGCGGTTTACCGGCAGGTTTGGCAAAAATGGTCACGAAGTATGCTTTGGGGTACATATCACGAATGGCTTGCGCCGTACCGCCGGTGTCCACCAGGTCATCGACAATGATAAAACCTTCACCATCACCCTCTACACGTTTCAGCACTTTCATTTCACGCTGGCTATCATGGTCATAGCTAGAGATGCAAACAGTATCAACGTAGCGAATGCTCATTTCACGGGCCAGCAAGGATCCCGGTACCAAACCACCACGGCTAACGGCAATAATGCCTTTCCATTGTTCGGCTGGCAGTAAACGCTGCGCCAGTTTACGGGCATGGATTTGTAGCATATCCCAGGTTACGACGTACTTTTCGCTCATAAAATATATCCCGGCCAACGGTTAATTGGCTCAATTCGAGTCTGAGGGGGGAAAAAGGTTGCGCGAGATTATAAATATCCTACCGTATAAAAACCAGTATTTATCCCTATTTCCTCATTTCCTTATCCCCGCCAGAATCTTCTCCTCAAATACAAGCACTCTCCCTTGCAGCGGGAAAGTGATACTCTATCTCATTGAGCCTGATTGTTCGGGCAACAAACCATCACTTTTATCCTGTAGCGCCTCTCGCACCAACCGCGAAGAGCAGCCTGCTGAAAAGGAGACGTTAAATAGTGTCTGAATTGTCTCAGCTTTCCCCACAGCCGCTGTGGGACATTTTTGCCAAGATTTGTTCTATTCCACACCCTTCCTATCATGAAGAGGCGCTCGCCGCACATATTATATCGTGGGCACAGGAACGCGGAATTCATACCGAACGAGATCAAGTCGGGAATATTCTGCTGCGAAAGGCGGCTACTGCCGGGATGGAAAAACGTA contains the following coding sequences:
- the gpt gene encoding xanthine phosphoribosyltransferase, whose amino-acid sequence is MSEKYVVTWDMLQIHARKLAQRLLPAEQWKGIIAVSRGGLVPGSLLAREMSIRYVDTVCISSYDHDSQREMKVLKRVEGDGEGFIIVDDLVDTGGTAQAIRDMYPKAYFVTIFAKPAGKPLVDDYIVDIPQDTWIEQPWDMGVVFIPPLSGN